The Nyctibius grandis isolate bNycGra1 chromosome 3, bNycGra1.pri, whole genome shotgun sequence genome window below encodes:
- the WWP1 gene encoding NEDD4-like E3 ubiquitin-protein ligase WWP1 isoform X2 produces MATASPRSDTSNNHNGRLQMQVTVSSAKLKRKKNWFGTTFYTELTADGEIKKTAKSSSSSNPKWDEQLTVNVTPQTTLEFRVWSHHTLKADALLGRATVDLRQALEIHNRKLEKVKEQLKLSLENKSGMVQTGELTVVLDGLVVEQESLTNLSSSATKVQQNGEAVHESRDDSARSTSRSACDISNGIDNQVPSNSVVENTFCVEAVNGDSTPSPTHVAARPKNTPVPKPLAAQPVNSTVNGESSASAPEAGNSSVSEAPIGSVEAPMSSDCTNTTAEPQSTTEATSCSESHTSTLPVVSAGLEPTAATDCAQPNVRNSTAADAAKPRESSSTSSASAEPVRQQPGSASTEPLPPGWEQRKDPHGRTYYVDHNTRTTTWERPQPLPPGWERRVDDRGRVYYVDHNTRTTTWQRPTMESVRNFEQWQSQRNQLQGAMQQFNQRYLYSASMLSAENDPLGPLPPGWERRVDSNDRVYFVNHNTKTTQWEDPRTQGLQNEDPLPEGWEIRYTREGVRYFVDHNTRTTTFNDPRTGKSSVNKGPQIAYERSFRWKLAHFRYLCQSNALPSHVKINVSRQTLFEDSFQQIMALKPYDLRRRLYVIFRGEEGLDYGGLAREWFFLLSHEVLNPMYCLFEYAGKSNYCLQINPASTINPDHLSYFCFIGRFIAMALFHGKFIDTGFSLPFYKRMLSKKLTIKDLESIDTEFYNSLIWIRDNNIEECNLEMYFCVDMELLGKVTSHELKSGGSNILVTEENKEEYIGLMAEWRFSRGVREQTKAFLDGFNEVVPLQWLHYFDEKELEVMLCGMQEVDLADWQRNTVYRHYTRNSKQIIWFWQFVKETDNEVRMRLLQFVTGTCRLPLGGFAELMGSNGPQKFCIEKVGKETWLPRSHTCFNRLDLPPYKSYEQLKEKLLFAIEETEGFGQE; encoded by the exons ATGGCCACAGCCTCACCAAGATCTGATACAAGTAACAACCATAATGGAAGATTACAGATGCAAGTAACAG TTTCTAGTGCCAAACTGAAACGGAAAAAGAATTGGTTTGGAACAACTTTCTACACAGAATTAACTGCAGATggagaaattaagaaaacagcaaaatcaaGTAGTTCTTCAAATCCAAAATGGGATGAGCAGCTGACAGT GAATGTGACTCCACAGACTACGCTGGAATTTAGAGTGTGGAGCCATCACACTTTAAAAGCAGATGCTTTATTAGGAAGAGCCACTGTAGACTTGAGACAAGCTTTGGAAATACACAATAGAAAAT TGGAGAAGGTGAAAGAACAGTTGAAactttctttggaaaacaaGAGTGGCATGGTGCAAACAGGTGAACTGACAGTTGTGCTAGATGGTTTGGTTGTTGAACAAGAATCTCTTACAAATCTCAGTTCATCAGCAACCA AAGTTCAGCAGAATGGCGAGGCTGTGCATGAAAGCAGAGATGATTCAGCAAGAAGTACATCCAG ATCTGCTTGTGACATTTCTAATGGGATAGATAATCAAGTACCTTCCAACTCTGTAGTAGAGAACACGTTCTGTGTAGAAGCTGTTAATGGAGACAGCACACCATCTCCTACTCACGTTGCAGCCAGACCCAAAAATACACCAGTACCAAAACCACTTGCAGCTCAGCCTGTCAACAGCACTG TTAATGGCGAGTCATCTGCCTCTGCACCAGAAGCTGGTAATTCTTCTGTCTCTGAGGCTCCGATAGGTTCAGTCGAAGCTCCCATGTCTTCAGATTGCACTAACACTACAGCAGAACCTCAGTCAACAACAGAAGCAACTAGCTGTTCTGAAAGCCACACTTCTACATTACCTGTTGTGTCTGCTGGACTAGAACCTACAGCTGCAACAGACTGTGCTCAGCCTAATGTTAGAAACAGTACAGCAGCAGATGCAGCAAAACCAAGGGAATCTTCCTCCACCTCAAGTGCATCTGCAGAACCTGTAAGACAGCAGCCTGGTAGTGCCAGTACAGAACCTTTGCCACCAGG GTGGGAGCAAAGAAAGGATCCTCATGGTAGAACCTATTATGTTGATCACAACACACGAACTACAACATGGGAAAGACCACAGCCTTTACCTCCTGG CTGGGAAAGAAGAGTTGATGATCGTGGGAGAGTTTACTATGTTGACCACAACACCAGAACAACAACATGGCAGCGACCAACAATGGAATCAGTCAGGAACTTTGAGCAATGGCAGTCTCAACGGAATCAACTGCAGGGAGCTATGCAACAATTTAACCAACGATACCTCTATTCG gcTTCGATGTTGTCAGCAGAAAATGATCCACTTGGGCCTTTACCACCAGGTTGGG aaaGGAGAGTGGATTCAAATGATAGGGTGTATTTTGTAAATCATAACACAAAGACAACACAGTGGGAAGACCCTCGAACTCAAGG tttacAAAATGAGGACCCTCTTCCAGAGGGCTGGGAAATCAGATATACCAGAGAAGGCGTCAGATACTTTGTTGACCATAATACAAGAACCACCACCTTCAATGATCCTCGTACTGGGAAATCTTCTGT AAATAAAGGGCCACAGATTGCTTATGAGCGTAGCTTTAGGTGGAAACTTGCTCATTTCCGTTACTTGTGTCAG TCCAATGCACTGCCAAGTCATGTGAAAATCAATGTATCCAGACAGACTTTGTTTGAGGATTCCTTCCAGCAA ATTATGGCATTAAAACCCTATGATTTGAGGAGAAGATTATATGTTATATTCAGAGGAGAAGAAGGATTGGATTATGGTGGCTTGGCAAg agaatggtttttcttgctttcccatGAAGTACTGAACCCTATGTACTGCCTATTTGAATATGCTGGCAAGAGCAACTATTGCCTGCAGATAAATCCAGCATCAACAATCAATCCTGACCAtctttcatatttctgtttcattggGCGCTTTATTGCCATG GCATTGTTTCATGGGAAATTTATTGACACTggtttttctctgcctttctacAAACGAATGCTGAGCAAGAAACTTACTATTAAGGACCTAGAATCTATTGATACCGAGTTTTACAACTCCCTAATTTGGATAAG ggATAATAACATTGAAGAGTGTAACTTGGAAATGTACTTTTGTGTGGATATGGAGCTCTTAGGAAAAGTAACCTCACATGAGCTGAAATCAGGAGGTTCAAATATCTTGGTAACTGAGGAGAACAAAGAAGAATATATTGG GCTAATGGCCGAGTGGCGATTTTCTCGGGGAGTAAGAGAACAAACCAAAGCTTTTCTTGATGGTTTTAATGAAGTTGTTCCTCTACAGTGGCTACACTATTTTGATGAAAAGGAGCTGGAG GTTATGCTCTGTGGTATGCAAGAAGTTGATTTAGCAGACTGGCAGAGGAACACTGTTTATCGTCATTATACAAGGAATAGCAAGCAGATCATATGGTTCTGGCAG
- the WWP1 gene encoding NEDD4-like E3 ubiquitin-protein ligase WWP1 isoform X1: MATASPRSDTSNNHNGRLQMQVTVSSAKLKRKKNWFGTTFYTELTADGEIKKTAKSSSSSNPKWDEQLTVNVTPQTTLEFRVWSHHTLKADALLGRATVDLRQALEIHNRKLEKVKEQLKLSLENKSGMVQTGELTVVLDGLVVEQESLTNLSSSATIEVQQNGEAVHESRDDSARSTSRSACDISNGIDNQVPSNSVVENTFCVEAVNGDSTPSPTHVAARPKNTPVPKPLAAQPVNSTVNGESSASAPEAGNSSVSEAPIGSVEAPMSSDCTNTTAEPQSTTEATSCSESHTSTLPVVSAGLEPTAATDCAQPNVRNSTAADAAKPRESSSTSSASAEPVRQQPGSASTEPLPPGWEQRKDPHGRTYYVDHNTRTTTWERPQPLPPGWERRVDDRGRVYYVDHNTRTTTWQRPTMESVRNFEQWQSQRNQLQGAMQQFNQRYLYSASMLSAENDPLGPLPPGWERRVDSNDRVYFVNHNTKTTQWEDPRTQGLQNEDPLPEGWEIRYTREGVRYFVDHNTRTTTFNDPRTGKSSVNKGPQIAYERSFRWKLAHFRYLCQSNALPSHVKINVSRQTLFEDSFQQIMALKPYDLRRRLYVIFRGEEGLDYGGLAREWFFLLSHEVLNPMYCLFEYAGKSNYCLQINPASTINPDHLSYFCFIGRFIAMALFHGKFIDTGFSLPFYKRMLSKKLTIKDLESIDTEFYNSLIWIRDNNIEECNLEMYFCVDMELLGKVTSHELKSGGSNILVTEENKEEYIGLMAEWRFSRGVREQTKAFLDGFNEVVPLQWLHYFDEKELEVMLCGMQEVDLADWQRNTVYRHYTRNSKQIIWFWQFVKETDNEVRMRLLQFVTGTCRLPLGGFAELMGSNGPQKFCIEKVGKETWLPRSHTCFNRLDLPPYKSYEQLKEKLLFAIEETEGFGQE; the protein is encoded by the exons ATGGCCACAGCCTCACCAAGATCTGATACAAGTAACAACCATAATGGAAGATTACAGATGCAAGTAACAG TTTCTAGTGCCAAACTGAAACGGAAAAAGAATTGGTTTGGAACAACTTTCTACACAGAATTAACTGCAGATggagaaattaagaaaacagcaaaatcaaGTAGTTCTTCAAATCCAAAATGGGATGAGCAGCTGACAGT GAATGTGACTCCACAGACTACGCTGGAATTTAGAGTGTGGAGCCATCACACTTTAAAAGCAGATGCTTTATTAGGAAGAGCCACTGTAGACTTGAGACAAGCTTTGGAAATACACAATAGAAAAT TGGAGAAGGTGAAAGAACAGTTGAAactttctttggaaaacaaGAGTGGCATGGTGCAAACAGGTGAACTGACAGTTGTGCTAGATGGTTTGGTTGTTGAACAAGAATCTCTTACAAATCTCAGTTCATCAGCAACCA TAGAAGTTCAGCAGAATGGCGAGGCTGTGCATGAAAGCAGAGATGATTCAGCAAGAAGTACATCCAG ATCTGCTTGTGACATTTCTAATGGGATAGATAATCAAGTACCTTCCAACTCTGTAGTAGAGAACACGTTCTGTGTAGAAGCTGTTAATGGAGACAGCACACCATCTCCTACTCACGTTGCAGCCAGACCCAAAAATACACCAGTACCAAAACCACTTGCAGCTCAGCCTGTCAACAGCACTG TTAATGGCGAGTCATCTGCCTCTGCACCAGAAGCTGGTAATTCTTCTGTCTCTGAGGCTCCGATAGGTTCAGTCGAAGCTCCCATGTCTTCAGATTGCACTAACACTACAGCAGAACCTCAGTCAACAACAGAAGCAACTAGCTGTTCTGAAAGCCACACTTCTACATTACCTGTTGTGTCTGCTGGACTAGAACCTACAGCTGCAACAGACTGTGCTCAGCCTAATGTTAGAAACAGTACAGCAGCAGATGCAGCAAAACCAAGGGAATCTTCCTCCACCTCAAGTGCATCTGCAGAACCTGTAAGACAGCAGCCTGGTAGTGCCAGTACAGAACCTTTGCCACCAGG GTGGGAGCAAAGAAAGGATCCTCATGGTAGAACCTATTATGTTGATCACAACACACGAACTACAACATGGGAAAGACCACAGCCTTTACCTCCTGG CTGGGAAAGAAGAGTTGATGATCGTGGGAGAGTTTACTATGTTGACCACAACACCAGAACAACAACATGGCAGCGACCAACAATGGAATCAGTCAGGAACTTTGAGCAATGGCAGTCTCAACGGAATCAACTGCAGGGAGCTATGCAACAATTTAACCAACGATACCTCTATTCG gcTTCGATGTTGTCAGCAGAAAATGATCCACTTGGGCCTTTACCACCAGGTTGGG aaaGGAGAGTGGATTCAAATGATAGGGTGTATTTTGTAAATCATAACACAAAGACAACACAGTGGGAAGACCCTCGAACTCAAGG tttacAAAATGAGGACCCTCTTCCAGAGGGCTGGGAAATCAGATATACCAGAGAAGGCGTCAGATACTTTGTTGACCATAATACAAGAACCACCACCTTCAATGATCCTCGTACTGGGAAATCTTCTGT AAATAAAGGGCCACAGATTGCTTATGAGCGTAGCTTTAGGTGGAAACTTGCTCATTTCCGTTACTTGTGTCAG TCCAATGCACTGCCAAGTCATGTGAAAATCAATGTATCCAGACAGACTTTGTTTGAGGATTCCTTCCAGCAA ATTATGGCATTAAAACCCTATGATTTGAGGAGAAGATTATATGTTATATTCAGAGGAGAAGAAGGATTGGATTATGGTGGCTTGGCAAg agaatggtttttcttgctttcccatGAAGTACTGAACCCTATGTACTGCCTATTTGAATATGCTGGCAAGAGCAACTATTGCCTGCAGATAAATCCAGCATCAACAATCAATCCTGACCAtctttcatatttctgtttcattggGCGCTTTATTGCCATG GCATTGTTTCATGGGAAATTTATTGACACTggtttttctctgcctttctacAAACGAATGCTGAGCAAGAAACTTACTATTAAGGACCTAGAATCTATTGATACCGAGTTTTACAACTCCCTAATTTGGATAAG ggATAATAACATTGAAGAGTGTAACTTGGAAATGTACTTTTGTGTGGATATGGAGCTCTTAGGAAAAGTAACCTCACATGAGCTGAAATCAGGAGGTTCAAATATCTTGGTAACTGAGGAGAACAAAGAAGAATATATTGG GCTAATGGCCGAGTGGCGATTTTCTCGGGGAGTAAGAGAACAAACCAAAGCTTTTCTTGATGGTTTTAATGAAGTTGTTCCTCTACAGTGGCTACACTATTTTGATGAAAAGGAGCTGGAG GTTATGCTCTGTGGTATGCAAGAAGTTGATTTAGCAGACTGGCAGAGGAACACTGTTTATCGTCATTATACAAGGAATAGCAAGCAGATCATATGGTTCTGGCAG